A window of Sphingobacterium sp. SRCM116780 contains these coding sequences:
- the eno gene encoding phosphopyruvate hydratase, whose translation MSLIIDVHARQILDSRGNPTIEVDVTTQNGFVGRAAVPSGASTGVHEAVELRDGDKSKYLGKGVLKAVENVNTKIAAALEGIDVFEQNAIDKIMIDLDGTENKGNLGANAILGVSLAVAKAAAQESRQPLYRYIGGVNANTLPIPMMNIINGGSHSDAPIAFQEFMIMPVGAPSFSEALRWGAEVFHNLKKILHDRGLSTAVGDEGGFAPTFDGTEDAIETVLKAIEAAGYKPGAEICLALDCAASEFYVNGKYDYTKFEGDKGAIRSSEEQVAYLAELTQKYPIISIEDGMHEDDWAGWKLLTEKIGATIQLVGDDLFVTNTKRLQQGIDTDTANSILVKVNQIGSLTETINAVTLAQNSNYTSVMSHRSGETEDATIADLAVALNCGQIKTGSASRSDRMAKYNQLLRIEEELGANARFIGKSFRFAKK comes from the coding sequence ATGAGTTTAATTATTGATGTACATGCGCGTCAGATTCTGGATTCGCGCGGAAATCCTACTATTGAAGTAGATGTAACAACACAAAATGGTTTCGTTGGACGTGCAGCAGTACCTTCTGGTGCTTCTACAGGTGTTCATGAGGCTGTAGAGTTACGTGATGGTGACAAGTCGAAATACTTAGGTAAAGGTGTTTTGAAAGCAGTAGAAAATGTAAATACTAAAATTGCTGCTGCTTTAGAAGGTATTGATGTATTTGAACAAAACGCGATTGATAAAATCATGATCGATTTGGACGGAACAGAAAATAAAGGAAACTTAGGTGCCAATGCAATTTTAGGTGTTTCTTTAGCTGTTGCAAAAGCTGCTGCGCAAGAGTCTCGTCAACCTTTATACCGTTATATTGGTGGTGTAAATGCGAATACACTACCGATTCCAATGATGAACATCATCAATGGTGGTTCTCACTCAGATGCTCCTATTGCTTTCCAAGAATTTATGATCATGCCTGTTGGCGCTCCTTCATTTTCTGAAGCTTTGCGTTGGGGAGCAGAAGTATTCCATAACTTGAAAAAGATTTTACATGACCGTGGCTTATCTACTGCAGTAGGTGATGAAGGTGGTTTCGCCCCAACTTTTGATGGTACTGAAGATGCGATTGAAACGGTGTTAAAAGCAATTGAAGCAGCAGGTTACAAACCAGGTGCTGAGATCTGTTTAGCATTGGATTGTGCTGCATCTGAATTTTATGTCAATGGTAAATACGATTACACAAAATTTGAAGGTGATAAAGGTGCTATCCGTTCTTCTGAAGAACAAGTGGCTTACTTAGCAGAATTGACTCAAAAATATCCAATTATTTCTATCGAAGATGGTATGCATGAGGATGATTGGGCTGGCTGGAAATTATTAACAGAAAAAATTGGCGCTACTATTCAATTGGTAGGGGATGATTTATTTGTAACCAATACAAAACGTTTGCAACAAGGTATCGATACGGATACTGCAAACTCTATCTTAGTAAAAGTAAACCAAATTGGATCGTTAACAGAAACAATTAACGCGGTTACTTTGGCGCAAAATTCAAACTATACTTCTGTTATGTCTCACCGTTCTGGAGAGACAGAAGATGCAACGATTGCTGATTTAGCAGTAGCGTTGAACTGTGGTCAGATTAAAACAGGTTCTGCTTCTCGTTCAGATCGTATGGCAAAATACAATCAATTATTGCGTATTGAAGAAGAACTAGGTGCTAATGCTCGTTTCATTGGCAAAAGCTTCCGATTTGCTAAAAAGTAA
- a CDS encoding DUF72 domain-containing protein produces the protein MKFGQVEHPEEVDFKLPPVSSDTIKLLNQYKNDQPFEVSVGCAKWNKADLKGFYPRGTKDELVYYSQQFNSVELNATFYNSPSKEQVNTWKEKTPADFKFFPKIPQSISHYSRLLQTDEKVRAFTDAIAFFEEKLGMIFLQMHDNYKPKDIARLEEFLKNFPKGMPLALEVRNEEWFANGEIAQSFYKLLEDHGVTNILVDTAGRRDMLHMRLTTPIAFVRYVGANHPSDYQRLDDWIQVIKQWRAAGLQKLYFFIHQNIEVESPLLATYFIDQLNKEFDLNLRGPHKTTLF, from the coding sequence ATGAAATTTGGACAAGTTGAACATCCTGAAGAAGTAGACTTTAAATTACCGCCTGTTTCTTCCGATACAATAAAATTATTAAACCAATATAAAAATGATCAACCTTTTGAAGTCTCTGTGGGTTGTGCGAAGTGGAATAAGGCTGATTTAAAGGGTTTTTACCCCAGAGGAACAAAAGATGAGTTAGTATATTATAGTCAACAATTTAATAGCGTAGAGCTCAATGCTACCTTCTATAATAGTCCTTCCAAAGAACAGGTGAACACTTGGAAAGAAAAAACACCTGCAGATTTTAAGTTTTTCCCAAAGATACCACAATCCATCAGTCACTATAGCCGTTTACTTCAGACGGATGAGAAAGTACGTGCTTTTACTGATGCCATTGCTTTTTTTGAAGAAAAATTAGGCATGATATTCTTGCAAATGCACGATAATTATAAGCCCAAAGACATCGCACGTTTAGAAGAATTTTTAAAGAATTTTCCAAAGGGTATGCCTCTAGCGTTAGAAGTACGAAACGAGGAATGGTTTGCTAATGGAGAAATCGCCCAATCTTTTTATAAACTATTGGAAGATCATGGCGTCACCAATATTTTGGTAGACACGGCTGGCCGACGTGATATGCTACATATGCGATTGACAACCCCAATAGCCTTTGTTCGTTATGTTGGAGCTAATCATCCCTCCGATTATCAGCGTTTGGATGATTGGATACAAGTTATCAAACAATGGAGAGCAGCTGGTTTACAAAAGTTATATTTCTTTATTCACCAAAATATTGAAGTAGAATCTCCCCTATTGGCCACCTACTTTATCGATCAATTGAATAAAGAATTTGATCTTAACTTGAGGGGTCCACATAAAACCACCTTATTCTAA
- a CDS encoding MFS transporter yields the protein MHEKTKPTLTNSLLWLMTIATGLVVANNYYNQPLLALIAKDIQVSESVASNIAMLTQIGYACGLLFIVPLGDMFKRKRMILIDFVFIIIALIGMALSPNIQMLSIFSFFIGFTSVIPQVFVPMAAELASKDKQSSAIGMVMSGLLIGILLSRVISGFVGSWLGWREMYWIAAAIMLLTASILAFKLPELNPSFKGTYTELMKSIWSFAKSQPVLQLASFRGAMGFGSFSAFFTTLVFHLQGPPFFDGAAMAGSFGLFGACGALAAAFVNKFTVRYNQRHIITAGICIMLLSWFFFSVLGSFYIGLIIGIILIDLGLQSMHILNQGDFYALNLGANNRLNTVYMVSYFIGGASGTYFAAQAWQHYEWNGVIVVGLIYSIAALIAHLLFDKQLRNQTI from the coding sequence ATGCATGAAAAAACAAAGCCAACTTTAACCAATAGCTTACTGTGGTTAATGACCATTGCTACTGGTTTAGTTGTCGCCAATAATTATTACAATCAACCACTCTTAGCGCTTATTGCCAAAGATATACAGGTATCTGAATCTGTAGCCAGCAATATTGCTATGCTCACCCAAATCGGATATGCTTGCGGATTGCTCTTCATCGTGCCTCTTGGTGATATGTTTAAGCGGAAACGAATGATTTTAATTGACTTTGTATTCATTATTATCGCTTTAATTGGAATGGCCTTATCGCCTAATATTCAAATGCTTTCAATTTTTAGTTTCTTCATCGGATTCACATCCGTTATCCCGCAAGTCTTTGTACCCATGGCAGCAGAACTTGCTTCAAAAGACAAGCAATCTTCAGCCATAGGAATGGTGATGTCTGGGCTTTTGATCGGTATATTATTATCACGCGTCATCAGTGGTTTTGTAGGCTCTTGGTTAGGTTGGCGGGAGATGTATTGGATTGCAGCTGCTATTATGCTTTTAACGGCTTCCATCTTAGCCTTTAAGCTACCCGAATTAAATCCTAGTTTTAAAGGCACCTATACCGAATTAATGAAATCTATTTGGTCTTTTGCAAAATCTCAACCTGTTTTGCAATTAGCTTCTTTTCGAGGAGCCATGGGTTTTGGTTCGTTTTCAGCCTTCTTTACAACCTTAGTTTTTCATCTACAAGGACCTCCATTTTTTGATGGAGCTGCCATGGCAGGATCATTTGGACTCTTTGGAGCTTGTGGAGCGTTGGCTGCTGCATTTGTTAATAAATTTACAGTACGGTACAACCAGCGTCATATCATCACGGCAGGTATCTGCATCATGTTGCTCAGCTGGTTCTTCTTTTCCGTGCTAGGTTCTTTTTATATCGGTCTGATTATCGGCATTATTTTAATCGATCTTGGATTACAATCGATGCATATCCTTAATCAAGGTGACTTTTATGCTCTAAATTTAGGAGCCAATAATCGTTTGAATACGGTTTACATGGTCAGTTATTTTATTGGAGGTGCATCAGGTACTTATTTTGCAGCTCAAGCTTGGCAACATTATGAATGGAACGGAGTTATTGTAGTAGGACTAATATATAGCATAGCAGCTTTAATTGCTCATTTACTTTTTGATAAACAATTAAGAAATCAGACAATATGA